The Solibacillus sp. FSL W7-1436 genome window below encodes:
- a CDS encoding Na(+)/H(+) antiporter subunit B, with translation MKVNDVILKSVVRGVVFIVFTLGMYLFFAGHNAPGGGFIGGLVLGSGIVLLYLTYDIETVHKGMPFDFKKVAAIGVLLATGSAIASVFFDVPFLTQTDGYYNLPLIGEKHLSTVTIFEAGVALTVVGTLVTIILNISEDE, from the coding sequence TTGAAAGTAAATGATGTTATTTTAAAATCAGTCGTACGAGGCGTTGTGTTCATCGTCTTTACGCTTGGTATGTATTTATTTTTTGCAGGACATAATGCTCCGGGCGGCGGATTCATCGGCGGATTAGTGCTTGGCTCGGGGATTGTCCTGCTATATTTGACGTATGACATTGAAACCGTGCATAAAGGAATGCCGTTCGATTTTAAAAAAGTTGCTGCAATCGGTGTATTGCTGGCGACAGGTTCGGCCATTGCCTCAGTTTTCTTTGACGTACCATTTTTAACACAGACAGATGGCTATTATAATCTCCCGTTAATAGGAGAAAAGCATTTGTCGACTGTTACGATTTTTGAAGCAGGTGTCGCATTGACGGTTGTCGGTACACTCGTAACGATTATTTTAAATATAAGTGAGGATGAATAG